From a region of the Mercurialis annua linkage group LG1-X, ddMerAnnu1.2, whole genome shotgun sequence genome:
- the LOC126680006 gene encoding uncharacterized protein LOC126680006, whose protein sequence is MKSNKHSAVSYYRKISPMIRAEGDEKVRAGENCFAVDGSTDFRDSGTVNARTLKRASPFKSSDVEACNGKAVRRRIMEKNDESQVVISGCSSTLWRKVNATEECRGKLCMQTSSREASAYCVKAFHARRLQLNDSDIDECSVGSCSVVSSSRSKLCSRYAETLSSEAKSFYGRGDEEEKCMISLGENVAARIHRLELHAYRCTLEALYACGPLNWEQEAMLTNLRISLNISNDEHLMELRNLISSGVSIYCR, encoded by the coding sequence ATGAAGTCTAATAAACATTCAGCTGTGAGTTATTATCGGAAAATTAGCCCCATGATTCGCGCTGAAGGAGATGAAAAAGTTCGAGCAGGAGAAAATTGTTTTGCTGTCGATGGAAGCACTGATTTCCGAGATTCTGGTACTGTGAATGCTCGAACATTGAAGAGAGCGTCTCCATTTAAGTCTTCTGATGTTGAAGCATGTAATGGGAAGGCCGTGAGAAGGAGAATAATGGAGAAAAATGATGAGAGCCAAGTAGTAATATCGGGGTGCTCATCCACATTGTGGAGAAAGGTAAATGCCACGGAAGAATGTCGCGGTAAATTATGCATGCAAACTTCTTCTAGGGAAGCATCGGCCTATTGTGTTAAGGCTTTCCATGCAAGAAGGTTGCAGTTGAATGATTCCGACATTGACGAATGTTCTGTCGGTAGCTGCAGTGTTGTTAGTAGCAGTCGAAGTAAACTATGTAGCCGTTATGCGGAGACTCTAAGTAGCGAAGCTAAATCCTTTTATGGACGTGGAGACGAGGAAGAAAAATGTATGATCTCCTTAGGGGAGAATGTAGCAGCAAGAATTCATAGATTAGAGTTGCATGCTTATCGTTGCACTCTTGAGGCATTGTATGCTTGTGGACCCTTAAATTGGGAACAAGAAGCAATGTTAACAAATCTCCGGATCTCACTTAATATTTCAAATGATGAACATTTGATGGAACTACGGAACTTGATATCATCTGGAGTAAGCATTTACTGTAGGTAG
- the LOC126679920 gene encoding pentatricopeptide repeat-containing protein At3g54980, mitochondrial-like, whose amino-acid sequence MRASHISSPIPQFLLRSSIKYHNFHSSLPLFSNEPISESPSSNDSTPNSDYSRKDSLNSDFPGNSNFSESKQVEFTTPISEDSVLTQTDVINTLLSYKEDPNSALTYFQKLEHTRGFVRSLDSLCLLLHILTRSSETLREARNLLNRFISGDSRPLPHVIVYHFIQTANKFDFKSDFRVYNYLLNSYVKANKINYAIDCFNKMMESGIVPWNPFLNLLLTALVRNNMISKARKVYKKMLLQGFHGDCFTVAIMMNASLKDYNVEEANKTFSEANKNGVELDAAAYSIAIRASCRKPDVKLACGLLKEMRDKGWVPSEVTFSGVILVCVKQGNMVEALKLKDEMVSCGKQMNVVVATSLVKGYCVQGDLVSALEFFDKMNENGPSPNNVTYAVMIEWCCRNGNMTKAYELFTQMKNNNIRPSVFNLNSLIRGFLKAQSCMEASKLFDEAVACNIANIFTYNSFLSWLCKEGNTSEATILWEKMLDKEVTPTRVSYNNMILGHCKQGNLEMASSMFSEMVDRGLKPNVVTYSILMNGYFKKGETEYAFDVFDKMVDENIVPSDFTYNTIIDALCKVGRTSEAQDMLKKFAEKGFIPMCLTYNSIIDGFIREGSVTSASTTYREMYENGVSPNVITYTTLINGFFKNNSSDLALKMWSEMGKKGLKLDIAAYCTMIDGFCKNGDLGTASRLFSELLDAGLSPNSVVYNSLISGYRNVNNMEAALNLHKRMLSEGIPCDLRTYTTLIDGLLKEGSLVLASDLYSEMLSKGIIPDIVTYTVLVNGFCSKGQLEKAQKILEEMDRKSMTPNVLIYNALIAGHFKAGNLQEAFRLHNVMLDKGLVPDDTTYDILVNGKLKDGTSLSGVSFV is encoded by the coding sequence ATGAGAGCTTCACACATTTCTTCTCCAATTCCTCAATTCCTTCTCCGTTCTTCAATTAAATACCATAACTTCCACTCTTCCCTACCTCTATTTTCCAACGAACCCATTTCAGAATCCCCATCGTCCAACGATTCCACCCCAAATTCCGATTATTCCAGAAAAGACAGCCTAAATTCCGACTTCCCGGGTAACTCAAATTTCTCGGAATCCAAACAGGTCGAATTCACTACACCCATCTCGGAAGACTCAGTTTTGACACAAACCGATGTGATCAATACTCTTTTAAGCTACAAAGAAGACCCAAATTCTGCTTTGACTTATTTCCAGAAGTTGGAGCACACGCGTGGGTTTGTTAGGAGCCTTGATTCTTTATGCCTTCTGCTTCACATTTTGACGAGGTCATCGGAGACTCTTAGAGAAGCTCGGAATCTGCTTAATCGATTCATTTCTGGTGATTCTAGACCCTTGCCTCATGTTATTGTTTATCACTTTATTCAGACTGCAAACAAGTTCGATTTTAAATCTGATTTTCGGGTTTATAATTACTTGTTAAATAGTTATGTTAAAGCTAATAAGATTAATTATGCTattgattgttttaataaaatgatGGAGAGTGGTATTGTTCCTTGGAATCCATTCCTTAATCTTCTTTTAACTGCATTAGTGAGGAATAACATGATTTCTAAAGCACGAAAAGTATATAAGAAGATGCTTTTGCAAGGATTTCACGGTGACTGCTTTACAGTTGCTATTATGATGAATGCTAGTTTAAAAGATTACAACGTTGAGGAGGCAAATAAGACGTTCTCAGAAGCAAATAAGAACGGCGTAGAACTTGATGCTGCAGCTTACAGCATTGCTATTCGGGCCTCTTGTAGGAAGCCTGATGTTAAGTTAGCTTGCGGGCTGTTGAAGGAGATGCGAGATAAGGGGTGGGTTCCATCTGAGGTTACGTTTAGTGGTGTTATATTGGTTTGTGTAAAGCAAGGAAATATGGTAGAAGCATTGAAGCTTAAGGACGAGATGGTGAGCTGTGGGAAGCAAATGAATGTGGTGGTGGCAACAAGTTTGGTGAAGGGTTATTGTGTGCAAGGCGACTTAGTTAGTGCTTTAgagttttttgataaaatgaatgAGAATGGGCCTAGTCCAAACAATGTTACTTATGCAGTTATGATTGAATGGTGTTGTCGGAATGGGAATATGACTAAAGCATATGAGCTTTTCACCCAAATGAAAAACAATAATATCCGTCCTTCTGTCTTCAATTTGAATTCCTTGATACGGGGATTCCTGAAAGCGCAATCATGTATGGAGGCATCCAAATTGTTTGATGAGGCAGTTGCGTGCAACATTGCCAACATCTTCACTTATAATTCTTTCTTATCATGGCTCTGTAAGGAGGGTAACACGAGTGAAGCGACCATTTTATGGGAAAAAATGTTGGACAAAGAAGTGACACCTACTAGGGTATCTTACAACAACATGATACTTGGCCACTGTAAACAGGGTAACTTGGAGATGGCATCTAGTATGTTCTCAGAGATGGTTGATAGAGGTTTAAAACCTAATGTGGTCACATATTCTATATTGATGAATGGATATTTTAAAAAGGGTGAGACTGAATATGCCTTTGACgtgtttgataaaatggtgGATGAAAATATTGTCCCGTCAGATTTCACTTACAACACCATAATTGATGCTTTGTGTAAAGTTGGCCGTACTTCTGAGGCACAGGACATGCTAAAGAAGTTTGCAGAGAAGGGTTTCATTCCCATGTGTTTAACATACAACAGCATAATAGATGGATTTATAAGGGAAGGCTCGGTTACTTCTGCATCAACTACTTACAGAGAGATGTATGAAAATGGAGTTTCTCCAAATGTTATCACGTACACTACCTTGATTAATgggtttttcaaaaataatagttCTGATCTGGCGTTGAAGATGTGGAGTGAGATGGGAAAAAAGGGTCTTAAACTGGATATTGCTGCATATTGTACTATGATCGATGGATTTTGCAAAAATGGAGACTTGGGAACTGCAAGTCGTCTTTTTTCTGAACTCCTTGATGCTGGGCTATCTCCAAATTCAGTAGTTTACAATAGCCTGATTAGTGGGTACAGGAATGTTAACAACATGGAAGCAGCACTCAACTTGCACAAGAGAATGTTAAGCGAGGGAATTCCATGCGACTTGCGAACTTATACCACGCTCATAGATGGATTACTAAAAGAGGGCAGCTTAGTCCTTGCATCGGATCTTTATTCAGAGATGCTTTCTAAGGGAATCATTCCGGATATAGTAACATATACTGTTTTGGTAAATGGTTTTTGTAGTAAAGGACAGCTAGAAAAAGCGCAGAAAATTTTGGAAGAGATGGACAGGAAGAGTATGACACCTAATGTTCTTATTTATAATGCATTGATTGCTGGGCATTTCAAAGCTGGAAACCTGCAAGAGGCCTTTAGACTGCATAATGTGATGCTGGATAAAGGTCTTGTTCCAGATGACACTACTTATGATATTCTTGTAAATGGAAAACTCAAAGACGGCACTTCTCTTTCTGGAGTTTCATTTGTTTAA
- the LOC126679987 gene encoding tRNA (cytosine(38)-C(5))-methyltransferase 2 yields the protein MEEDLIEDEKKPWRVLEFYSGIGGMKYSLMKAGVNATVMEAFDINNIANDVYEHNFGHRPYQGNIQSLTAADLDTYAAHAWLLSPPCQPYTRQGLQKHSGDPRAFSFLKILELIPHARKPPQMLFVENVVGFEMSDTRLKMVEILAKADFVTQEFILSPLQFGVPYSRPRYFCLAKRKPLSFKHAVFNSQLLWSAEPLVAYFDGAVTDGHDQPPENWDKLLQSCEPLESFLEFKNSSNQLNTEIEFGNLENTYERNMSTMDQYYVPSNLIERWGSAMDIVYPDSKRCCCFTKSYYRYVKGTGSLLSTIEPKIKGKTSSLKEQGLRYFTPREVANLHSFPEDFDFPQHISLRQRYALLGNSLSIAVVAPLLCYLFSQPS from the exons ATGGAGGAGGATTTAATTGAAGACGAAAAGAAGCCATGGCGAGTTTTAGAATTCTACAGTGGCATTGGTGGCATG AAATATTCACTAATGAAAGCCGGTGTAAACGCCACAGTAATGGAAGCTTTTGACATAAATAACATAGCTAATGATGTTTATGAGCATAATTTTGGTCACCGTCCTTATCAG GGTAATATACAGAGTCTGACTGCTGCTGACCTCGACACTTATGCCGCCCATGCCTGGCTTCTTTCACCTCCTTGTCAACCCTACACTCGACAAG GTCTTCAAAAGCACTCTGGTGATCCTCGggctttttcttttcttaagatACTTGAACTTATACCACATGCTAGGAAACCACCGCAGATGCTGTTTGTGGAAAATGTTGTTGGATTTGAG ATGTCCGATACACGTTTGAAAATggtagagattttagccaaagcTGATTTTGTCACGCAAGAGTTTATTTTGAGCCCATTGCAGTTTGGTGTGCCTTACTCCAGGCCGCGTTATTTTTGCTTG GCCAAAAGAAAACCTCTTTCCTTTAAGCATGCAGTTTTCAATAGTCAGTTACTTTGGTCGGCAGAACCATTAGTTGCGTATTTTGATGGAGCAGTGACAGACGGACATGATCAACCTCCAGAGAATTGGGATAAATTGCTCCAGTCATGTGAACCACTTGAGAGTTTTCTCGAATTTAAGAATTCTAGCAACCAACTAAATACAGAAATTGAGTTTGGAAATTTGGAGAACACGTATGAAAGAAACATGAGCACAATGGATCAGTATTATGTCCCGTCAAACCTGATAGAGAGATGGGGAAGTGCTATGG ATATTGTCTATCCTGATTCAAAGCGATGTTGCTGTTTCACAAAGAGCTATTATAGATATGTGAAAGGCACTGGATCTCTGTTATCAACTATCGAG CCAAAAATTAAGGGGAAAACATCTTCATTGAAGGAGCAAGGCCTAAGATATTTTACACCTAGGGAG gtTGCTAATTTGCATTCTTTTCCTGAGGATTTTGATTTTCCACAGCACATAAGCCTCAGACAACG TTACGCATTGCTGGGAAACAGTTTAAGCATAGCAGTGGTTGCTCCGTTACTCTGTTACCTATTTTCTCAACCGTCgtga
- the LOC126679977 gene encoding ammonium transporter 2 member 5-like → MLSHILQNITAAAPSPVFNLPSGLAFDESTPPWMSKADNAWQLIAATFVGLQSIPGLILLYGGGVKKKWAVNSAFMALYAFACVLFCWVSWGYRMAFGDKLVPFWGKANIALDQQFLLDQAFFGKFPSGTMVFFQSVFAAITLILIAGALLGRMNFYAWMMFVPLWLTFSYTFVAFSIWCPNGFLFKNGLIDYSGGYVIHLSAGVAGFTAAYWVGPRLTKDRERFPPNNIILMLFGAGLLWMGWTGFNGGDPYAASTDAALAVMNTHVCTASSLLTWILLDIFYFGKASVIGAVQGMITGLVCITPAAGIVQGWAAILMGICSGSIPWFTMMVVHKKSELLQKVDDTMAVLHTHAIAGSLGGILTGLFAEPRLCYLFGGSYAHYVGLFYGFQMGKARDGFRQIGIQLLGIVFVVLVNVIATSIICLLIQLVVPLRMSDEDMEIGDEAVHGEEAYAIWGNGDRHENSWYINETELPVTRRKNATTKLQMT, encoded by the exons ATGTTGTCCCATATTCTGCAGAATATTACGGCAGCAGCTCCGTCTCCCGTCTTTAATCTCCCTTCCGGTCTAGCTTTCGACGAATCTACACCGCCATGGATGAGCAAAGCCGATAACGCATGGCAGTTAATAGCAGCAACGTTCGTCGGTCTGCAAAGTATTCCCGGGCTCATACTTTTATACGGCGGCGGAGTTAAAAAGAAATGGGCGGTCAACTCAGCTTTCATGGCGCTGTACGCTTTTGCATGCGTGCTTTTCTGTTGGGTTAGTTGGGGTTACAGAATGGCTTTTGGTGATAAGCTAGTACCCTTTTGGGGGAAAGCTAATATTGCGTTGGATCAACAGTTTCTTCTTGATCAGGCGTTTTTTGGGAAGTTTCCGAGTGGGACGATGGTGTTTTTTCAGTCTGTTTTTGCTGCCATTACTTTGATTTTGATTGCGGGTGCTTTGCTTGGGAGGATGAATTTTTATGCTTGGATGATGTTTGTGCCTCTTTGGCTTACGTTTTCGTATACTTTTGTGGCGTTTAGTATTTGGTGCCCTAATGGGTTTTTATTCAAGAATGGCTTAATTGATTATTCCGGGGGCTACGTCATTCATTTATCTGCCGGAGTTGCTGGCTTCACAGCTGCTTATTGG GTTGGTCCACGACTAACCAAGGACAGAGAAAGATTTCCTCCAAACAATATCATCCTTATGTTATTTGGGGCAGGATTGCTATGGATGGGTTGGACCGGATTCAATGGAGGAGACCCTTATGCAGCAAGCACTGATGCTGCATTAGCCGTCATGAACACCCACGTCTGTACTGCTTCTAGCTTACTTACTTGGATTCTTCTCGATATCTTCTATTTTGGCAAAGCTTCTGTTATTGGTGCTGTCCAAGGCATGATCACTGGTTTAGTCTGCATCACTCCTGCCGCTG GGATTGTGCAAGGATGGGCAGCAATTCTAATGGGAATATGTTCAGGTTCAATTCCTTGGTTTACCATGATGGTCGTGCACAAAAAGTCCGAACTTCTTCAAAAAGTTGACGACACAATGGCGGTTTTGCACACTCACGCCATCGCAGGAAGCCTCGGCGGAATCCTGACAGGCCTTTTTGCAGAGCCAAGACTGTGTTATTTGTTCGGCGGATCATACGCACATTATGTCGGCCTGTTTTATGGTTTTCAAATGGGAAAAGCTCGGGACGGATTTCGACAGATAGGAATTCAGCTTCTGGGAATAGTTTTTGTGGTTCTTGTGAATGTGATTGCTACGAGTATAATTTGTCTGCTAATTCAACTTGTGGTGCCACTGAGAATGTCTGATGAAGATATGGAGATTGGCGATGAAGCTGTTCATGGGGAAGAAGCTTATGCTATATGGGGTAATGGAGATAGGCATGAGAATTCTTGGTATATCAATGAAACTGAGTTGCCGGTTACAAGAAGAAAAAATGCTACTACTAAACTTCAGATGACATAG